The bacterium genome has a window encoding:
- a CDS encoding LLM class flavin-dependent oxidoreductase has product MTNSEPSSPRHWSVLQPLPAPILVEMARQAEARGIHGCFAPQVMGPPFLPLAVAAGVTERLQLASGIAIAAARSPFETAMAAIDMDRISGGRFTLGVGASVQAWSHGVFGAPVHKPVTHLRETVEAIRHIVSGAHKGLEPFEGEYYQADFKELQPTAAPLREEIPIWVAALRAPMVRMAAQVADGLIGHPMWSIEWAKESMAPELDRALEAAGRGRSDIEVNIWPWAAPNPNEAEAIEDSRPTIAFYGGVKQYESFFEAHGFLDVARKLQEGVQRGDYMSVAHLVPDEMVRAFVSVGEPEKVRERIGKLDGLADSICIVPPAYGLGPEKAFFYATAIAETFHT; this is encoded by the coding sequence ATGACGAACAGCGAACCCTCGAGCCCGCGACACTGGAGTGTGCTGCAGCCGCTCCCCGCCCCGATTCTCGTCGAAATGGCCCGCCAGGCCGAAGCCAGGGGAATCCATGGTTGCTTCGCGCCGCAGGTCATGGGCCCACCCTTCCTACCCCTGGCTGTCGCGGCCGGTGTGACGGAGCGCTTGCAATTGGCCAGTGGCATCGCCATCGCGGCTGCCCGAAGCCCCTTCGAGACGGCCATGGCCGCCATCGACATGGATCGGATCTCCGGTGGACGTTTCACATTGGGCGTCGGCGCGAGTGTGCAAGCATGGTCCCACGGAGTCTTTGGCGCACCCGTGCACAAGCCCGTCACGCACCTGAGGGAAACGGTAGAAGCCATTCGCCACATCGTGAGCGGTGCTCACAAGGGGCTCGAGCCCTTCGAAGGCGAGTACTACCAGGCGGATTTCAAGGAACTCCAGCCGACGGCAGCGCCGCTGCGCGAGGAGATTCCAATCTGGGTCGCCGCCCTACGAGCCCCGATGGTCCGGATGGCGGCACAGGTCGCGGACGGCCTGATCGGCCACCCGATGTGGTCGATCGAGTGGGCAAAGGAATCGATGGCTCCGGAACTCGACCGGGCTCTCGAAGCCGCCGGCCGGGGCCGCAGCGACATCGAGGTCAATATCTGGCCCTGGGCGGCGCCCAATCCCAACGAGGCCGAGGCCATCGAGGATTCACGGCCGACGATCGCGTTCTACGGCGGCGTGAAGCAATACGAATCCTTCTTCGAGGCACACGGCTTCCTCGATGTCGCGCGCAAGCTCCAGGAGGGTGTCCAACGAGGCGACTACATGAGCGTCGCGCACCTGGTTCCCGACGAAATGGTGCGCGCCTTCGTCAGCGTCGGAGAGCCCGAAAAGGTGCGCGAGCGGATCGGCAAGCTCGATGGCCTGGCCGATTCGATCTGCATCGTCCCCCCGGCGTACGGCCTCGGCCCGGAGAAGGCGTTCTTCTACGCAACCGCAATCGCCGAGACCTTTCACACCTAG
- a CDS encoding TetR/AcrR family transcriptional regulator: MSGRSTPSRRHEEDGEVEIGKRARNAARNRAEILRAAHDAFCELGFGATTVRDITRRTDLASGTFYNYFPDKEALLHELIGDFQIELRRRVHEAREAAETLEDLLRSAFRICFEIFVEDEMVLALLTRNAGEIEELMSHKALEPAIADLTKDLRSKAKEGVVPAMDFDLVALAAIGVASELAIHCVRTKADVEKATTFATELFLGGIERMSRKN, translated from the coding sequence TTGAGCGGACGGAGTACGCCGTCGCGCCGCCACGAGGAAGACGGCGAGGTCGAGATCGGCAAGCGTGCACGCAATGCCGCGCGCAATCGGGCGGAAATCCTCCGGGCTGCCCACGATGCCTTCTGCGAACTGGGATTCGGTGCCACGACCGTGCGTGACATCACTCGCCGTACCGACCTGGCCAGCGGCACCTTCTACAACTACTTCCCCGACAAGGAAGCCCTGCTCCACGAGCTCATCGGCGATTTCCAGATCGAACTCCGAAGACGCGTCCACGAAGCCCGCGAAGCCGCAGAAACGCTGGAAGACCTGCTGCGATCCGCGTTCAGGATCTGCTTCGAAATCTTCGTCGAGGACGAAATGGTCCTGGCGCTGCTGACACGCAACGCCGGAGAGATCGAAGAACTGATGTCTCACAAGGCATTGGAGCCGGCGATCGCCGATCTCACGAAGGATCTTCGCTCCAAGGCGAAGGAGGGCGTCGTGCCCGCGATGGATTTCGATCTCGTCGCCCTGGCCGCCATCGGTGTAGCGAGTGAGCTGGCGATCCATTGCGTACGCACGAAGGCCGACGTGGAGAAGGCAACCACATTTGCCACCGAGCTCTTCCTCGGTGGGATCGAACGGATGAGTCGGAAGAACTGA
- a CDS encoding ATP-dependent acyl-CoA ligase — translation MRERSEMILADLVQIRAEQKPDLDVLTFEHLSLDGDATPDEVRTYSELTTNGNRLAAALIERGMERGDRFALMMRNHPEFVEAMIAASITGCVFVPIDPRTKGEKLAYMLRNAGCHGAVCGDYALREIVSAQKDNADIAWVLALESGEGKDLLPLSEARGVDSLAEVLSKPASTVDVRLEGPNDPLQIIYTSGTTGDPKGVVFPNARFGSYAGVGLIAGYQPDERPYTGLSLTHGNAQAVTLGPSLAMSLRGVFSRKFTKSKLWDVCRTRGCTSFSLLGGMATAIYSEPRKPNDGDNPVRRVMSAGMPAAIWESFAERFQVEIFEWYGAIEGGLAFNPGGTGPMGSFGKPAPGLEMKVLDENDQECPAGVQGEICSRPMDGSGASVEYHENPSASEKKTRGGWLRSGDIGHTDAEGWFYFDYRKGGGIRHNGDFVNISFVEKAIAEVPSVTDVFIYGVEAASGAPGEKDVVAAIVPTDAAGFSPAAVFEACRTALESNFVPSYLQVVDEIPKTASEKPQERFLLAAFSKDADNVFVERS, via the coding sequence ATGCGCGAACGCAGTGAAATGATCCTGGCGGATCTGGTGCAGATCCGCGCCGAACAGAAGCCCGACCTCGACGTCCTCACCTTCGAGCACCTGAGCCTCGACGGTGACGCGACGCCGGACGAGGTTCGCACCTACTCGGAGCTGACGACGAACGGCAACCGGCTTGCGGCAGCACTGATCGAGCGTGGCATGGAGCGCGGCGATCGTTTCGCCCTGATGATGCGCAACCACCCGGAGTTCGTGGAGGCGATGATCGCCGCCTCCATCACCGGCTGTGTCTTCGTGCCGATCGACCCTCGGACGAAGGGCGAGAAGCTGGCGTACATGTTGCGCAACGCCGGCTGCCACGGTGCGGTATGCGGTGACTACGCCCTGCGCGAGATCGTCTCGGCGCAGAAGGACAATGCGGACATCGCATGGGTCCTGGCCCTCGAATCCGGGGAAGGGAAGGACCTCCTTCCGCTCTCGGAAGCCCGAGGTGTCGACTCACTCGCCGAAGTGCTTTCCAAGCCGGCATCGACGGTGGATGTCCGCCTCGAGGGTCCGAACGATCCCCTGCAGATCATCTACACCTCTGGAACGACCGGCGACCCGAAGGGCGTCGTCTTCCCCAATGCCCGCTTTGGCTCCTATGCCGGCGTCGGATTGATCGCGGGCTACCAGCCGGACGAGCGCCCCTACACGGGCCTCTCGCTCACCCACGGGAATGCCCAGGCCGTGACGCTCGGTCCGTCGCTGGCGATGAGTCTTCGCGGCGTCTTCAGCCGGAAGTTCACGAAGTCGAAGCTCTGGGACGTGTGTCGCACGCGAGGCTGCACCAGCTTTTCGCTGCTCGGCGGCATGGCCACGGCCATCTACTCGGAACCGCGAAAGCCGAACGACGGCGACAATCCGGTTCGCCGCGTGATGAGCGCCGGAATGCCGGCAGCCATCTGGGAATCGTTCGCGGAACGCTTCCAGGTAGAGATCTTCGAATGGTACGGCGCCATCGAGGGCGGGCTCGCCTTCAACCCGGGCGGCACGGGCCCGATGGGTTCCTTCGGGAAGCCGGCCCCGGGGCTCGAGATGAAGGTCCTCGACGAAAACGACCAGGAATGCCCGGCCGGCGTTCAGGGTGAGATCTGCTCGCGGCCGATGGATGGCAGCGGCGCGAGCGTCGAGTACCACGAGAATCCGTCGGCTTCGGAGAAGAAGACCCGCGGCGGCTGGCTTCGTAGCGGCGACATCGGCCATACCGATGCCGAGGGCTGGTTCTACTTCGACTACCGAAAGGGCGGAGGAATCCGCCATAACGGCGATTTCGTCAACATCAGTTTCGTCGAGAAGGCGATCGCGGAGGTGCCCTCAGTCACGGACGTCTTCATCTATGGGGTCGAGGCTGCCTCTGGCGCTCCGGGAGAGAAGGACGTCGTCGCGGCCATCGTACCGACGGATGCCGCCGGCTTTTCTCCCGCGGCCGTCTTCGAAGCATGTCGCACTGCCCTGGAATCGAACTTCGTACCTTCCTACCTCCAGGTCGTCGACGAAATTCCCAAGACGGCCTCCGAGAAACCCCAGGAGCGCTTTCTCCTGGCCGCTTTCTCCAAGGATGCGGATAACGTCTTCGTCGAGCGATCTTGA
- a CDS encoding thiolase family protein, with amino-acid sequence MKLNAVIAGVGMTPFGKHMETGLKALGADAVQLAIADSGLGLDDLQAAYVGNAAAGLVTGQECIRGQVILRSIGLGKLPVVNVENACASSSTALHEAAAMVSAGLYDVVLALGVEKLYHADKRKSFAAFSGAVDVEAMQGIMKRLQESAKESGAKSGASGAGEKRSMFMDIYAAAARGHMANYGTTVEQFAGVSAKNSFHGSMNPRAQFREALSIEDVLASPMIAEPLTRPMCSPIGDGAAAVVLVSEAKARELGIQKPVKITSSVLRSGWDHEYGEDGAGEVCSRTAYEEAGVGPEDLSVVELHDASAPAEVMAYEYLGLCPKGEGGKLVSDGTTRLGGRLPVNTSGGLLRKGHPVGATGIAQIVELAEQLQGRSGDRQVEGARVGLAQNGGGNIGPDVAAMVVTILQS; translated from the coding sequence ATGAAACTGAACGCGGTCATCGCGGGTGTCGGGATGACGCCCTTCGGAAAGCATATGGAAACGGGTCTCAAGGCCCTGGGTGCCGACGCGGTCCAGCTGGCCATCGCCGATTCCGGCCTCGGCCTGGACGATCTGCAAGCGGCCTATGTCGGCAACGCGGCCGCCGGCCTCGTTACGGGTCAGGAATGTATCCGCGGCCAGGTCATCCTTCGCTCGATCGGCCTCGGCAAGCTGCCGGTCGTGAACGTGGAGAATGCCTGCGCAAGCTCCTCGACGGCACTTCACGAAGCAGCCGCGATGGTGTCCGCCGGTCTCTACGACGTCGTTCTCGCGCTGGGCGTCGAGAAGCTCTACCACGCGGACAAGCGGAAGTCCTTTGCGGCGTTCAGCGGCGCGGTGGATGTCGAGGCCATGCAAGGGATCATGAAGCGCCTGCAGGAGAGTGCGAAGGAGAGCGGTGCCAAGAGCGGCGCTTCCGGCGCGGGCGAAAAGCGCTCGATGTTCATGGACATCTACGCCGCCGCCGCACGCGGACACATGGCCAACTATGGAACCACCGTCGAGCAATTCGCCGGCGTCTCGGCGAAGAACTCCTTCCACGGAAGCATGAACCCGCGGGCGCAGTTTCGGGAGGCTCTGTCCATCGAAGACGTGCTGGCCTCTCCGATGATTGCCGAGCCTCTGACGCGCCCCATGTGCTCGCCGATCGGCGACGGCGCGGCTGCGGTCGTGCTCGTCAGCGAAGCCAAGGCGCGCGAGCTCGGCATCCAGAAACCCGTGAAGATCACCTCGAGCGTGCTGCGTTCCGGTTGGGATCACGAGTACGGCGAGGACGGTGCGGGCGAGGTCTGCTCGCGAACGGCCTACGAAGAGGCCGGCGTGGGCCCGGAAGACCTGAGCGTCGTTGAATTGCACGACGCCTCGGCCCCGGCCGAGGTCATGGCCTACGAGTACCTGGGGCTCTGCCCGAAGGGTGAGGGCGGCAAGCTGGTCAGCGACGGCACAACGCGCCTCGGCGGGCGCCTGCCGGTCAACACCTCGGGCGGCTTGCTTCGCAAGGGCCATCCCGTGGGTGCTACGGGCATCGCCCAGATCGTCGAGCTGGCCGAGCAGTTGCAGGGACGCTCCGGAGACCGCCAGGTCGAGGGAGCCCGCGTCGGGCTGGCCCAGAATGGCGGAGGCAACATCGGCCCTGATGTTGCCGCGATGGTCGTGACGATTCTCCAGTCCTGA